The following DNA comes from Candidatus Poribacteria bacterium.
CGGGATTCGTCGTAATACTCGAACGGGCGATAGCTCGCGTCCGTCGCGACACGGATCGTTTCGGCTCGCCGGTCCGACCGGGAACAGGCTCCCAAGAGCAGGATGACGGCGGCGAGGATCGGCACAAGTCGAGTCAACACGACTCCTTTCGATGTCTGCGCGGGAGGCGGCATCAGGCGACGCGGGCGTTCTCAGCTTCGAGAACCAGCACCCAGTCCTGGAACCGAGGCGGGCTCGGCGGACGCCAGCTTCCCTGATCATCCGGTTCCGCCGCGCCGGCGTCGTACTCGCCGCCCTCTTTGGGATCGAAGTAGTATGCGCGATAGGCGACCCCGGCTTCAAGCCCCTGAACGCGCTGCACCCGCACGAACGAGGGCACGAACAACATCCGAACCTGCCCGAGGATTCCTGCGGCGTACCCGAGCATATGGTTCTGGTCCGACCAGCGGGGCTCGACCCATTCCGGGTGGGGCTCGAACTGCCACCAACGGTATCGCGCGATGAGCGCCTTCCCCAGCCCGACCTGCTTGGAACCCGGCAGTTGGTAGGCGTCCTCCCACGGCACGTCTCCCCAAGAGGAACCGTGCGGCGACGGTCCGTACGGCTTCTCGCGGGAGTTCACCTGCCAGATGCCGTTCGCGCCGTAGGTGTGACCCATCGCTCCGCTCAGCATGCAGGTCCAGAACAGCAGGCGCATGACCTCTTCGCGTCCGCCTTCGGCGATGCCCTCGTAGCAGGGCTCCGCGTTGATGACCGGCTTTGACGGCTCTCGCCCATAGCTTCGCGTCACCTGAGACACGGTTCCCGGGAGGCTGCGGCGGTCGTTGTGCCCGGTCTGAAGCATGTCGAAATCGAGGATATCCTCATCGACGCTCTCTCGGGCGGACTCGCCGCCGCCGGGATGCACGGTGATCGGGTTCCCATGGGAATCCAGCGAGCGCACGTATCGCCCAATCTCACTCCATGCGGCGACGGTGCGCTTCCGATAATCCTGTCGGGCTTCCGGCGTGGGAAGGGGCTCCAGGTAGTAGGGCATCGTCACTTCGCCGCACAGACACCAGACGACCGGGAACGCGGAGTACCGCGCGACGAGGTAGCGCCAGTGCTGCTTCATCTTCTCGACGCCGAGCCAGTGGACGTAGTAGCCCCAGCAGCCGACGATGCACGGCACGATTCCCGAACGCACTAGCCACTGGAACCGCAGGTCCGCCATGTCGTAATAGGACGGGCGGATCCGGGCCCAATCGGGTTCCCAGGGGAAACCGGCTTCGTTCGCGCCGCGTTCGTCGTAGGCTCCCATGTCCGGGTAGAGCCCGGCGACGATCTGCGCCACGGTGAAGCCCTTCGCGACGCGATCCGCCGCGAGAATCTGGAAGTCGGTGGGCCAGCTCAGTCGTCGCGTCAGGCTCATCCACCAGGTGTCGCCGAGCCACAGGAAGGGCGTTCCGTCCGAGTGCTCGACATGTCGGCTACCGGACTGGATGCGCAGACGTCCGTGGCGGATCAGTCGGTTCGATCCGTCGTATGGCACGGCTTCGATGACGCCGTCGATCCCGTCGAGCGACGAGTTGCTCGGGTCCGAGCAGACGGTAACCCACCGGTGGGTTCCCGGCATCGACGGCGCGACGCGCATCCGCCATTCCTGCCCGCCCGCCCAGTAAGCCGGCACGCGCCGTTCCACACCGTCGGGGTCGATGACGACGACGTCCACTTCGACCTCGTTGAACGGGTCACGGTACGGTCTGCCCGACCGGATGCCCCACTCGACAACCGAGTTCACGGAACCGTGCAGCGTCATCGTCATGCCCCATCGTGTGCCGTCCGCGTGACGACGGTTGCGCAGGGAGCCCTCGCCATCGCGGCAGGTCCCTACGAGGGATGCCTAGTTGGCTGTCCGGAGCGTCGCCCAAGTCGTTGCGATCTTCCCCGAAGGCGACACGGCGAGGTAGAGACCGCCCAGCCCAGCCGAGGACGTTGTGATCGCGCTGATGTCCTTCTCCGAAAGCGCCTCGTCGAAGATGGCGACCTCGTCGATCATACCGGCGAACCAGTGCGTGTCCTTCGTGTCGCCTCGGACTCCGATTGACAGCGATTTGGTGCTGCTTTTCAGGCTCCCGCGAGCGCTCTTCCCCTCGGCGACCCCCTTGCCGTTGATGAAGAGCCGAATCGCAGCACCGTCGTAGGTGGAGGCGACGTGTGTCCACTCGTTCGCGGCGATGGCTCCTCCGGCGACGTTGTCGCCCGCCGGGCCCCAGATGACCCAGAGCTGCAGTTGGGCGCCCGTGGTTCGGAACGCATGGCATCCGAAGTCGCCCGCCCAGTCGTACTGTTCCAGAATCGAGTGGTTCCCTGCGAGGTTCTCCGCCTTGATCCACGCCATCAGCGTGATGCGCGGAGGCGTGAGTCGGTTCTTGGGGTCGGGAACCTCGATATGCCCGGTCGCGCCGTCGAAG
Coding sequences within:
- a CDS encoding basic amino acid ABC transporter substrate-binding protein, with translation MTRLVPILAAVILLLGACSRSDRRAETIRVATDASYRPFEYYDESR
- a CDS encoding DUF4038 domain-containing protein, with the protein product MTMTLHGSVNSVVEWGIRSGRPYRDPFNEVEVDVVVIDPDGVERRVPAYWAGGQEWRMRVAPSMPGTHRWVTVCSDPSNSSLDGIDGVIEAVPYDGSNRLIRHGRLRIQSGSRHVEHSDGTPFLWLGDTWWMSLTRRLSWPTDFQILAADRVAKGFTVAQIVAGLYPDMGAYDERGANEAGFPWEPDWARIRPSYYDMADLRFQWLVRSGIVPCIVGCWGYYVHWLGVEKMKQHWRYLVARYSAFPVVWCLCGEVTMPYYLEPLPTPEARQDYRKRTVAAWSEIGRYVRSLDSHGNPITVHPGGGESARESVDEDILDFDMLQTGHNDRRSLPGTVSQVTRSYGREPSKPVINAEPCYEGIAEGGREEVMRLLFWTCMLSGAMGHTYGANGIWQVNSREKPYGPSPHGSSWGDVPWEDAYQLPGSKQVGLGKALIARYRWWQFEPHPEWVEPRWSDQNHMLGYAAGILGQVRMLFVPSFVRVQRVQGLEAGVAYRAYYFDPKEGGEYDAGAAEPDDQGSWRPPSPPRFQDWVLVLEAENARVA
- a CDS encoding LamG domain-containing protein; this translates as MGGSSMATLRGTMSACVGVLLLCGSYAAHAKVVGIWLLDEGKGDVARDASGAHADDGKVIGGAKWDNAGKVGGAVRFDGATGHIEVPDPKNRLTPPRITLMAWIKAENLAGNHSILEQYDWAGDFGCHAFRTTGAQLQLWVIWGPAGDNVAGGAIAANEWTHVASTYDGAAIRLFINGKGVAEGKSARGSLKSSTKSLSIGVRGDTKDTHWFAGMIDEVAIFDEALSEKDISAITTSSAGLGGLYLAVSPSGKIATTWATLRTAN